A genomic segment from Bradyrhizobium diazoefficiens USDA 110 encodes:
- a CDS encoding MFS transporter, translated as MGVRFKATHVVLAMLCAMYFITYVDRVNIGTAAGEIQKELGLSNTQLGLVFSAFAYPYLLFQVIGGWVGDHFGPRKTLFWCGMIWAAATIMTGFVNGLAALFVARFALGFGEGATFPTATRAMQYWTPTNRRGFAQGLTHSFARLGNAVTPPVVALLILWLTWRGAFVVLGFVSLIWGVIWVWYFRNEPKEHASITEAELAALPPRPTGERPRVPWGPLLGRMWPVTLTYFCYGWCLWLYLNWLPLFFKNNYSLDIKNSALFASGVFFAGVVGDSVGGVLSDKILDRTGNVRLARLSVTVAGFTGALLSLFPILFVHDITIVALCLSAGFFCAELVIGPMWSIPMDIAPKYSGTASGIMNTGSAFAAIVSPLVAGFVIDVTGNWYLPFLMSMGLLLLGGFSAFLMHPERPFAEAEGRLPSGRVVAAE; from the coding sequence ATGGGAGTTCGGTTCAAGGCCACGCATGTCGTGCTGGCGATGCTCTGCGCGATGTATTTCATCACCTATGTCGACCGGGTGAACATCGGCACGGCGGCGGGCGAGATCCAGAAGGAGCTGGGCCTGTCGAACACCCAGCTCGGCCTCGTCTTCTCGGCCTTCGCCTATCCTTATCTCCTGTTCCAGGTGATCGGCGGCTGGGTCGGTGATCATTTCGGCCCGCGCAAGACGCTGTTCTGGTGCGGCATGATCTGGGCGGCCGCGACCATCATGACCGGCTTCGTCAACGGTCTCGCCGCGCTGTTCGTCGCGCGCTTCGCGCTCGGCTTCGGCGAGGGCGCGACGTTCCCCACCGCGACGCGCGCGATGCAATACTGGACGCCGACCAACCGCCGTGGCTTCGCGCAAGGCCTGACCCATTCCTTCGCCCGGCTCGGCAATGCCGTGACGCCGCCCGTGGTGGCGCTGCTGATCCTCTGGCTGACCTGGCGCGGCGCCTTCGTCGTGCTCGGCTTCGTCAGCCTCATCTGGGGCGTGATCTGGGTCTGGTACTTCCGCAACGAGCCGAAAGAACATGCCTCGATCACCGAAGCCGAGCTCGCCGCGTTGCCGCCGCGCCCGACCGGCGAGCGGCCGCGCGTGCCGTGGGGTCCGCTGCTCGGCCGGATGTGGCCGGTGACGCTGACCTATTTCTGCTACGGCTGGTGCCTGTGGCTTTATCTCAACTGGCTGCCGCTGTTCTTCAAGAACAACTACAGTCTCGACATCAAGAACTCGGCGCTGTTCGCCTCTGGCGTGTTCTTCGCCGGCGTGGTCGGCGACAGCGTGGGCGGCGTGCTATCGGACAAGATCCTCGATCGCACCGGCAATGTCCGCCTGGCGCGGCTGAGCGTCACCGTTGCGGGATTTACGGGGGCGCTGCTCTCGCTGTTTCCGATCCTGTTCGTCCACGACATCACCATCGTCGCGCTGTGCCTGTCGGCCGGCTTCTTCTGCGCCGAGCTCGTGATCGGCCCGATGTGGTCGATCCCGATGGACATCGCCCCGAAATATTCCGGGACCGCCTCGGGAATCATGAACACCGGCTCGGCCTTCGCGGCCATCGTCTCCCCGCTGGTCGCGGGTTTCGTGATCGACGTGACCGGCAACTGGTACCTGCCGTTCCTGATGTCGATGGGGCTGCTGCTGCTCGGCGGCTTTTCCGCCTTCCTGATGCATCCGGAGCGTCCGTTCGCGGAGGCCGAGGGAAGGCTGCCGTCCGGAAGGGTGGTGGCCGCGGAATAG
- a CDS encoding pyridoxal-phosphate-dependent aminotransferase family protein, producing MHQGRHFLQIPGPSPVPERVLRAMDMPVIDHRSAEFGELGRTVLEGSQKIFQTAGPVVIFPSSGTGAWEAAIVNTLSPGDRVLMVETGHFATLWRQMAGRFGIEVDFVPGDWRRGADPAVIEAKLTEDKARAIKAVMVVHNETSTGATSRIAEIRAAIDRTDHPALLMVDTISSLGSVDYRHDEWKVDVSVSCSQKGFMLPPGLGFNAISEKARVAAKTNKMPRSYFDWEEMLKPNAKGFFPYTPATNLLYGLREAIAMLLEEGLDNVFARHQRLAAATRAAVNHWGLEVLCQEPSEFSPVLTAVLMPPGHDADQFRQIVLENYNMSLGSGLSKVAGKVFRIGHLGECNALTLLGALTGVEMGLSVAGVPHRPGGVDVAMKLLEQRPQGNASPHLKVVGT from the coding sequence ATGCACCAGGGACGCCATTTCCTTCAGATTCCGGGCCCGAGCCCGGTCCCCGAGCGAGTCCTGCGCGCCATGGACATGCCGGTCATCGACCACCGGAGCGCCGAATTCGGCGAGCTCGGCCGCACCGTGCTCGAGGGCAGCCAGAAGATTTTCCAGACCGCGGGGCCGGTGGTGATCTTCCCCTCGTCGGGGACCGGCGCCTGGGAGGCCGCGATCGTCAACACGCTGTCGCCGGGCGACCGGGTGCTGATGGTCGAGACCGGCCATTTCGCCACCCTGTGGCGCCAGATGGCGGGCCGCTTCGGCATCGAGGTCGACTTCGTTCCCGGCGACTGGCGCCGTGGCGCCGATCCCGCCGTGATCGAGGCCAAGCTCACCGAGGACAAGGCGCGCGCGATCAAGGCCGTCATGGTCGTGCACAACGAGACCTCGACCGGCGCAACCAGCCGCATCGCCGAGATCCGCGCCGCGATTGATCGCACGGACCATCCCGCGTTGCTGATGGTGGACACCATCTCCTCGCTCGGCTCGGTCGACTACCGCCACGACGAGTGGAAGGTCGACGTCAGCGTCAGCTGCTCGCAGAAGGGTTTCATGCTGCCGCCCGGCCTCGGCTTCAACGCGATCTCGGAGAAGGCACGCGTAGCCGCGAAGACCAACAAGATGCCGCGCTCCTATTTCGACTGGGAGGAGATGCTGAAGCCGAACGCAAAAGGCTTCTTCCCCTATACGCCGGCGACCAATCTGCTCTACGGCCTGCGCGAGGCGATCGCGATGCTGCTCGAAGAGGGGCTCGACAACGTCTTCGCCAGGCATCAGCGGCTTGCGGCGGCCACGCGCGCTGCCGTCAATCATTGGGGCCTCGAAGTGCTCTGCCAGGAGCCTTCAGAGTTCTCGCCGGTGCTCACGGCCGTGCTGATGCCGCCGGGACATGACGCCGATCAGTTCCGCCAGATCGTGCTCGAAAACTACAACATGTCGCTCGGCTCGGGCCTGTCGAAGGTCGCCGGAAAAGTCTTCCGCATCGGTCATCTCGGCGAATGCAACGCGCTGACATTGCTCGGCGCACTCACCGGCGTGGAGATGGGCCTGTCGGTTGCGGGCGTGCCGCATCGCCCCGGCGGCGTCGATGTCGCGATGAAGCTTCTGGAGCAGCGCCCGCAGGGCAATGCGTCGCCGCATCTGAAGGTGGTCGGCACTTAA
- a CDS encoding GntR family transcriptional regulator: MKSTIPDTGVPIAPPAGNGGDRQEASLHGEILLRLRDYVVEGNIPDGARVPERQLCEMLGISRTPLREALKVLAAEGLIELLPNRGARVRQLSQRDLEELFDVMAGLESLAGRLACEAITDEEITAIEQLHYEMYGHYLHRDMHGYFQTNQRIHESIVAAARNETLKTAYANFAGRIRRVRYSANFARKRQRWAEAMREHEAILDALRRRAGSELSDILFEHLRNKRTAAIEHLTEPQEDAPASP; the protein is encoded by the coding sequence ATGAAATCCACGATTCCCGACACCGGGGTTCCGATCGCCCCGCCCGCCGGAAACGGCGGCGACCGCCAGGAGGCATCGCTCCACGGCGAGATCCTGCTGCGGCTGCGCGACTACGTGGTGGAAGGCAACATTCCCGACGGCGCGCGCGTTCCAGAGCGCCAGCTCTGCGAGATGCTCGGCATCTCCCGCACACCCTTGCGCGAGGCGCTCAAAGTGCTCGCCGCCGAAGGCCTGATCGAGCTGCTGCCGAACCGCGGCGCGCGGGTGCGCCAGCTCAGCCAGCGCGACCTCGAGGAGCTGTTCGACGTGATGGCGGGCCTGGAAAGCCTTGCCGGGCGCCTCGCCTGCGAGGCCATTACGGACGAGGAAATCACCGCGATCGAGCAGCTGCACTACGAGATGTACGGCCACTATCTGCACCGCGACATGCACGGCTATTTCCAGACCAACCAGCGCATTCACGAGAGCATCGTCGCGGCCGCGCGCAACGAGACGCTGAAGACGGCCTACGCCAACTTCGCTGGAAGGATCCGCCGTGTCCGCTACTCCGCCAATTTCGCCCGCAAGCGGCAGCGCTGGGCGGAAGCCATGCGCGAGCACGAGGCCATCCTCGACGCGCTGCGCCGCCGCGCCGGCAGCGAGCTCAGCGACATTCTGTTCGAGCACCTGCGCAACAAGCGGACGGCCGCGATCGAGCACCTGACCGAGCCCCAAGAGGACGCGCCGGCCTCGCCCTGA
- a CDS encoding FAD-binding and (Fe-S)-binding domain-containing protein: MTNASSLERRLRSELTGDVLFDRFSRGRYATDASFYQIVPSGVVVPKTMDEALRALAIARDEGRKVTPRGGGTSQCGQTVNDGLVVDLSKHLNRILSLDVANRTCVVEPGIVLDDLNRQLRKHGLWFPVDVSTASRATIGGMAGNNSCGGRSLRYGTMRDNTLSMEAALADGTLSRFGEVSRDLSDVEASDSARALFRDMLDLGSREADEIAARFPKVQRRVGGYNLDALVPRNAPNNMAHLLVGSEGTLAFTTKVELKLWPVIRNKALGVCHFGSFYEAMDAAQHLVKLKPIAVELVDRTMIALGRDIAMFRPIISAAIKGDPDAVLLVEFAEEDQADNLLCLKQLGELMGDLGFGWNNDKRKWGGVVEIIEPALQSGIADFRAAGLNVMMSMKQEGKPVSFVEDCAVPLPHLADYTARLNEVFARHGTSGTMYAHASEGCLHVRPVLNLKLEKDVKAMRAIAEEAFALVREYKGSHSGEHGDGLVRSEFHETMFGERLVADFREVKQRFDPEGVLNPGKIVDAPRMDDRSLFRFKPDYRVAELKTKLDWSAYPGAGGGFQGAVEMCNNNGACRKLEGGVMCPSYRATRNEKDVTRGRANTLRLAISGQLGADALSSDEMMETLKLCVSCKACRHECPTGVDMAKMKIEVLAARAATHGLTLRDRLVGYLPRYAGLASRLAPLANLRNHSPLLRRLFERFAGISARRALPAFRSDVFAPPAETVGPESGREVVLFADTFNRIYERENLDAALRVLAAGGYRVHLPKPASGSRPLCCGRTFLSAGLVDEARSELDRLVAAFAPFAARGVPIVGLEPSCLLTLRDELASLRKDDDAKAISAHALTFEEFLVREAQAGRLQLPLGTVADKAVVHGHCHQKSFGAFKPVEQVLRLVPGLEVETIESSCCGMAGAFGYGTETYDASIEMAELSLLPAVRRADEATLIVADGTSCRHQIHDGTNREALHVARVLAMSLDRAKTNSISPAAKEPNHG, translated from the coding sequence ATGACAAACGCCTCCTCGCTCGAACGGCGCCTGCGGTCGGAATTGACCGGCGACGTCCTGTTCGACCGCTTCAGCCGCGGCCGTTACGCCACCGACGCTTCGTTCTACCAGATCGTGCCATCAGGCGTGGTCGTGCCCAAGACCATGGACGAGGCACTGCGGGCCCTGGCGATCGCCCGTGACGAGGGCCGGAAGGTCACCCCGCGCGGCGGCGGCACCTCGCAATGCGGCCAGACCGTCAATGACGGCCTCGTCGTCGATCTCTCCAAGCACCTCAACCGCATCCTGTCGCTCGATGTCGCGAACCGCACCTGCGTGGTCGAGCCCGGCATCGTGCTCGACGACCTCAACCGCCAGCTTAGGAAGCACGGCCTGTGGTTTCCGGTCGACGTCTCCACCGCCTCCCGCGCCACCATCGGCGGCATGGCCGGCAACAATTCCTGCGGCGGCCGCAGCTTGCGCTACGGCACCATGCGCGACAACACGCTGTCGATGGAGGCGGCGCTTGCCGACGGCACGCTCAGCCGCTTCGGCGAGGTGTCGCGCGATCTCTCCGACGTCGAGGCCAGCGACAGCGCGCGCGCCTTGTTTCGCGACATGCTCGATCTCGGCAGCCGCGAGGCCGACGAGATCGCCGCGCGCTTCCCAAAGGTGCAGCGCCGCGTCGGCGGCTACAATCTCGATGCGCTGGTGCCGCGCAACGCGCCGAACAACATGGCGCATCTGCTGGTCGGCTCCGAAGGCACCCTCGCCTTCACCACCAAAGTCGAGCTGAAGCTCTGGCCCGTGATCCGCAACAAGGCACTGGGCGTCTGCCATTTCGGCAGCTTCTACGAGGCGATGGATGCGGCCCAGCATCTGGTCAAGCTCAAGCCGATCGCGGTCGAGCTGGTCGACCGCACCATGATCGCACTCGGCCGCGACATCGCGATGTTCAGGCCGATCATCTCCGCTGCGATCAAGGGCGATCCGGACGCCGTTCTGCTGGTCGAATTCGCCGAGGAGGATCAGGCGGACAATCTCCTGTGCCTGAAGCAGCTCGGCGAGCTGATGGGCGATCTCGGCTTCGGCTGGAACAACGACAAGCGCAAATGGGGCGGCGTGGTCGAAATCATCGAGCCGGCGCTGCAAAGCGGCATCGCCGATTTCCGCGCTGCCGGCCTCAACGTCATGATGTCGATGAAGCAGGAGGGCAAGCCGGTCTCCTTCGTCGAGGACTGCGCCGTGCCGCTGCCGCATCTCGCCGACTACACCGCTAGGCTGAACGAAGTCTTCGCCAGGCATGGCACCAGCGGCACGATGTACGCGCATGCCTCCGAGGGCTGCCTGCATGTGCGCCCGGTGCTGAATTTGAAGCTGGAGAAGGACGTCAAGGCGATGCGCGCCATCGCCGAAGAGGCCTTCGCGCTGGTGCGCGAGTACAAGGGCTCGCATTCCGGCGAGCACGGCGACGGCCTGGTCCGCTCGGAATTCCACGAGACGATGTTCGGCGAGCGTCTTGTCGCCGACTTCAGGGAGGTGAAGCAGCGCTTCGATCCCGAGGGCGTCCTCAATCCCGGCAAGATCGTCGATGCGCCCAGGATGGACGACCGCTCGCTGTTCCGCTTCAAGCCCGACTATCGCGTCGCTGAGCTCAAGACAAAACTCGACTGGTCCGCCTATCCCGGCGCCGGCGGCGGTTTCCAGGGCGCGGTCGAGATGTGCAACAACAACGGCGCCTGCCGCAAGCTCGAGGGCGGCGTGATGTGCCCGTCCTACCGCGCCACGCGCAACGAGAAGGACGTGACGCGGGGGCGCGCCAACACCTTGCGGCTCGCGATCTCGGGCCAGCTCGGCGCGGATGCGCTGTCCTCCGACGAAATGATGGAGACGCTAAAGCTCTGCGTCTCCTGCAAGGCCTGCCGCCACGAGTGCCCGACCGGCGTCGACATGGCCAAGATGAAGATCGAGGTGCTCGCCGCACGCGCAGCCACCCACGGCCTGACGCTGCGCGACCGCCTGGTCGGCTATCTCCCGCGCTATGCCGGCCTCGCCTCGCGCCTCGCGCCGCTGGCGAATTTGCGCAACCACAGCCCGCTGCTGCGAAGACTGTTCGAGCGCTTTGCCGGCATCAGCGCGCGCCGGGCGCTCCCCGCCTTCCGCAGCGACGTGTTCGCGCCGCCCGCGGAAACGGTCGGCCCGGAGAGCGGTCGCGAGGTCGTGCTGTTCGCCGACACGTTCAATCGCATCTACGAGCGCGAAAACCTCGACGCCGCGCTGCGCGTGCTCGCGGCCGGCGGTTATCGCGTGCATCTGCCCAAGCCCGCAAGCGGCAGCCGCCCGCTGTGCTGCGGCCGCACCTTCCTCTCGGCGGGTCTCGTCGACGAGGCCAGGTCCGAGCTTGACCGGCTGGTGGCCGCCTTCGCGCCTTTCGCCGCGCGTGGCGTGCCGATCGTCGGTCTCGAGCCGAGCTGCCTGTTGACGCTGCGCGACGAGCTTGCCTCGCTGCGCAAGGACGATGACGCCAAGGCCATCAGTGCCCATGCGCTGACCTTCGAGGAATTCCTGGTGCGCGAGGCCCAGGCCGGCCGGCTGCAACTGCCGCTCGGCACCGTCGCCGACAAGGCCGTGGTGCACGGCCATTGCCACCAAAAATCCTTCGGCGCCTTCAAGCCGGTCGAGCAGGTGCTGCGGCTCGTTCCCGGCCTCGAGGTCGAGACCATCGAGTCCAGCTGCTGCGGCATGGCCGGTGCCTTCGGCTATGGCACTGAGACCTATGACGCCTCGATCGAGATGGCCGAGCTGTCGCTGCTGCCCGCCGTGCGCCGCGCAGACGAGGCGACGCTAATCGTCGCCGACGGCACCTCCTGCCGGCACCAGATCCACGACGGCACCAATCGCGAAGCGCTTCACGTCGCACGCGTGCTGGCGATGAGCCTCGATCGCGCCAAGACGAATTCCATTTCTCCAGCTGCAAAGGAACCCAACCATGGCTGA
- a CDS encoding GlcG/HbpS family heme-binding protein: MAELTLDTARKILDAAFAKATELKLKPLVVTVLDARGVLKIAAAQDGTSLMRAEIAHGKAYGALAMGMGSRALYQRAQEQAYFIDAVNTIAKGALVPVPGGVLIMDGTTLLGAVGVSGDTSDNDEACAVAGIQAAGLKPNAG; the protein is encoded by the coding sequence ATGGCTGAACTCACGCTCGACACCGCCCGCAAGATCCTCGACGCCGCCTTCGCGAAGGCCACCGAGCTGAAGCTGAAGCCGCTCGTCGTCACCGTCCTGGACGCGCGCGGCGTGCTCAAGATCGCAGCAGCCCAGGACGGCACCAGCCTGATGCGCGCCGAGATCGCGCACGGCAAGGCCTACGGCGCCCTCGCGATGGGTATGGGTTCGCGCGCGCTCTACCAGCGGGCCCAGGAGCAGGCCTATTTCATAGACGCGGTGAACACGATTGCCAAGGGCGCGCTGGTGCCGGTCCCCGGCGGCGTGCTGATCATGGACGGCACGACGCTGCTCGGCGCCGTCGGCGTGTCCGGCGACACCTCCGACAATGACGAGGCCTGCGCAGTGGCGGGCATCCAGGCAGCGGGACTGAAGCCCAACGCGGGGTAA
- a CDS encoding enoyl-CoA hydratase/isomerase family protein: MTDTTAVITEKRGQAFWITINRPEKRNALNGAVIAGITKGYRDAHDDKDVRVIVLTGAGDKAFCAGADLQNSGAAFAMDHSKPNVDYADLLRLSQNATKPAIARVGGVCMAGGMGLLCMTDMAVAADHVIFGLPEVKVGVFPMQVLSLLQSIAPPRLVNEWALTGEPFDAKAAQAAGLLNYVVPAAELDAKVDWLIGRIVDKSPTAIRRGKYAMRAIASMSFDESIAYTESQIALLAMTEDAKEGLKAFSEKRKPVWTGR; encoded by the coding sequence ATGACCGATACGACGGCCGTCATCACCGAGAAGCGCGGGCAGGCGTTCTGGATCACCATCAACCGGCCGGAGAAACGCAACGCGCTGAACGGCGCCGTCATCGCCGGCATCACCAAAGGCTACCGCGACGCGCATGACGACAAGGACGTCCGCGTCATCGTGCTGACGGGCGCGGGCGACAAGGCGTTCTGCGCCGGCGCCGATCTGCAGAATTCCGGCGCGGCTTTCGCGATGGATCATTCCAAACCAAATGTCGACTATGCCGATCTGTTACGTTTGTCACAGAACGCCACCAAGCCGGCGATTGCGCGGGTCGGCGGCGTCTGCATGGCCGGCGGGATGGGGCTGTTGTGCATGACCGACATGGCGGTTGCGGCCGATCACGTCATCTTCGGCCTGCCGGAGGTGAAGGTCGGCGTGTTCCCGATGCAGGTCCTGAGCCTGTTGCAGAGCATCGCCCCGCCGCGCCTCGTCAATGAATGGGCGCTGACCGGCGAGCCGTTCGACGCGAAGGCGGCGCAGGCAGCGGGCCTGCTCAACTATGTCGTGCCCGCGGCCGAGCTGGATGCCAAGGTCGACTGGCTGATCGGCCGCATCGTCGACAAATCCCCGACCGCGATCCGCCGCGGCAAGTACGCCATGCGCGCCATCGCCTCGATGTCGTTCGACGAGAGCATCGCCTACACCGAAAGCCAGATCGCGCTGCTGGCGATGACCGAGGATGCGAAAGAGGGCCTGAAGGCGTTCAGCGAGAAGCGCAAGCCGGTCTGGACGGGGCGGTGA
- a CDS encoding molybdopterin-dependent oxidoreductase — translation MNQHAKIEIRHSTCPHDCPSACALDVEVVEGRSIGRVRGSKKQTYTAGVVCAKVARYAERIHHPERVMYPMRRTGPKGSGQFARISWDEALDEIGHRFNLAEREFGAESVWPYYYAGTMGLVMRDGLNRLTHVKKYSRFYQTICANVARIGYAIGTGKIAGVDPREMALSDLVVIWGTNPVNTQVNVMTHAARARKERGAKIAAVDIYDNETMKQADIKIILRPGTDGAFACGVMHVLFRDGYADRTYMDKYTDCPAELEAHLKARTPEWASAICGVPVAEIEAFAKAVGETKRTFFRYGYGFTRSRNGATQMHAANCIPAVTGAWQYEGGGAFFNNYALWHFNEAIIEGHDAIDRTTRALDQSKIGRILTGDAEALLGKGPVKAMLIQNTNPMTVAPEQALVAQGFAREDLFVAVHEQFMTETALMADIVLPATMFMEHDDLYYGGGHQHISVGPKLIDPPGECRSNHQVLQALAPRLGARHQGFEMTSRELIDATLKLSNHGDIAGLEADIWRDLQPDFRTAHFLDGFAHADGKFHFRADWAHPPFGQTMGDVDKMPSLPDHWAVIEHADQAHPFRLATSPSRSFLNTTFNETPSSQAREGKASVMIHPLDAAPLDIADGGAVTLGNTRGETTLIATLFEGVRRGVLIAESVHPNKNHVGGRGINMLTGAEAVAPIGGAAFHDNKVWIRKAVA, via the coding sequence ATGAACCAGCACGCCAAGATCGAAATCCGCCATTCGACCTGTCCGCACGATTGCCCCTCAGCCTGCGCCCTCGATGTCGAGGTGGTCGAAGGCCGCAGCATCGGCCGCGTCCGCGGTTCGAAGAAGCAGACCTATACGGCCGGCGTCGTCTGCGCCAAGGTCGCCCGCTATGCCGAGCGTATCCATCACCCCGAACGGGTGATGTATCCGATGCGCCGCACCGGGCCGAAGGGCTCCGGGCAGTTCGCGCGCATCTCCTGGGACGAGGCGCTGGACGAGATCGGACATCGGTTCAACCTAGCCGAGCGCGAGTTCGGCGCGGAATCGGTCTGGCCCTACTACTACGCCGGCACGATGGGGCTGGTGATGCGCGACGGTCTCAATCGCCTCACGCATGTGAAGAAATATTCGCGCTTCTATCAGACGATCTGCGCCAATGTCGCACGGATCGGATATGCGATCGGCACCGGCAAGATCGCCGGCGTCGATCCGCGCGAGATGGCGCTCTCCGACCTCGTCGTGATCTGGGGCACCAATCCGGTCAACACCCAGGTCAACGTGATGACGCACGCCGCGCGGGCACGCAAGGAGCGCGGCGCCAAGATTGCAGCCGTCGACATCTACGATAACGAGACCATGAAGCAGGCTGATATCAAGATCATCCTGCGTCCCGGCACCGACGGCGCCTTCGCCTGCGGCGTCATGCACGTCCTGTTCCGCGACGGCTATGCCGACCGCACCTACATGGACAAGTACACCGATTGCCCTGCCGAGCTCGAGGCGCATCTGAAGGCGCGCACGCCGGAATGGGCCTCCGCCATCTGCGGCGTCCCGGTCGCCGAGATCGAGGCTTTTGCGAAGGCCGTCGGCGAGACCAAACGCACCTTCTTCCGCTATGGCTACGGCTTTACGCGCAGCCGCAATGGCGCCACGCAGATGCATGCGGCGAATTGCATCCCCGCAGTGACCGGGGCCTGGCAGTATGAGGGCGGCGGCGCCTTCTTCAACAATTACGCGCTGTGGCACTTCAACGAAGCCATCATCGAGGGCCACGACGCGATCGACCGGACCACGCGCGCGCTCGACCAGTCGAAGATCGGCCGCATCCTCACCGGCGACGCCGAGGCCCTGCTCGGCAAGGGCCCGGTCAAGGCGATGCTGATCCAGAACACCAATCCGATGACGGTGGCGCCGGAGCAGGCGCTGGTGGCCCAGGGGTTTGCGCGCGAGGATCTGTTCGTCGCGGTGCACGAGCAGTTCATGACCGAGACAGCGCTGATGGCCGACATCGTGCTGCCGGCGACCATGTTCATGGAGCACGACGACCTCTATTACGGCGGCGGCCATCAACACATCTCGGTTGGACCCAAGCTGATCGACCCGCCCGGCGAATGCCGCTCCAACCACCAGGTGTTGCAGGCGCTGGCACCGCGGCTTGGCGCCAGGCATCAGGGCTTCGAGATGACGTCGCGCGAGCTGATCGACGCAACGCTGAAGCTCAGCAACCACGGCGACATCGCCGGGCTCGAAGCCGACATCTGGCGCGATCTGCAACCCGACTTCCGCACCGCGCATTTCCTCGACGGCTTTGCCCATGCCGACGGGAAATTCCATTTCAGGGCGGACTGGGCGCATCCGCCGTTCGGCCAGACGATGGGCGATGTCGACAAGATGCCGTCGCTGCCCGACCATTGGGCGGTGATCGAGCACGCCGACCAGGCCCATCCGTTCCGGCTTGCGACCAGTCCCTCGCGCAGCTTCCTCAACACCACCTTCAACGAGACGCCGTCCTCGCAGGCGCGCGAGGGCAAGGCGAGCGTGATGATCCACCCGCTGGATGCAGCCCCCCTCGATATCGCCGACGGCGGCGCCGTGACGCTCGGCAACACCCGCGGCGAGACCACGCTGATTGCGACGCTGTTCGAGGGCGTGCGGCGCGGCGTCCTGATCGCGGAGTCCGTTCATCCGAACAAGAATCACGTCGGCGGCCGCGGCATCAACATGCTGACCGGCGCCGAGGCCGTGGCGCCGATCGGCGGCGCCGCATTCCACGACAACAAGGTCTGGATCAGAAAAGCGGTCGCCTGA
- a CDS encoding tripartite tricarboxylate transporter substrate binding protein, with amino-acid sequence MLALAAGLLGVAAAAPSLAQDYPTHAVRIVVPFGAGGPADVAARLIGNALQESFGQPFVVENRTGAGGVIGTVEAAKSPADGYTLLMMSNTQTANESLLTPEQRKYELMRDLAPIAPVNYSDLVIVVNPQVPAKTLQEFITLAKSQPGKLNYASSGQGTPYHMAGELFKAMAGINVVHVPYRNSGEARSGVIGGQVQMMIDAVPAMAPNIAENQVRALATTGKQRSAVLPNVPTAGEAGTAGYEATIWLGLMAPAGTPKPVIDKLNAAVNAMVKRPDIVKLWTAQGAVPMSMTPEEFDKFLRGDIEKWADVVKKFDKS; translated from the coding sequence ATGCTGGCGCTGGCCGCCGGCCTGCTCGGCGTAGCCGCCGCAGCTCCCTCATTGGCGCAGGATTATCCCACGCACGCGGTCCGAATCGTCGTGCCCTTCGGCGCCGGCGGGCCGGCCGACGTCGCGGCCCGGCTGATCGGCAACGCGCTCCAGGAGAGTTTTGGCCAGCCCTTCGTGGTCGAGAACCGCACCGGCGCGGGGGGCGTCATCGGCACCGTCGAAGCGGCGAAGTCGCCGGCCGACGGCTACACGCTGTTGATGATGTCCAACACCCAGACCGCGAATGAATCGCTGCTGACGCCGGAGCAACGCAAATATGAGCTGATGCGCGACCTCGCGCCGATCGCGCCGGTGAACTATTCCGATCTCGTCATCGTGGTGAACCCGCAGGTTCCAGCCAAGACGCTGCAAGAGTTCATCACGCTCGCCAAATCGCAACCGGGGAAGCTGAACTACGCCTCCTCCGGCCAGGGCACGCCCTATCACATGGCTGGCGAGCTGTTCAAAGCGATGGCGGGCATCAACGTCGTCCACGTGCCCTACCGCAACAGCGGCGAGGCGCGCAGCGGCGTGATCGGCGGACAGGTGCAGATGATGATCGACGCCGTGCCGGCGATGGCGCCGAACATCGCCGAGAACCAGGTCCGCGCGCTCGCCACCACCGGCAAGCAGCGTTCAGCGGTGCTGCCGAACGTGCCGACCGCGGGCGAGGCCGGCACAGCAGGCTATGAGGCCACGATCTGGCTGGGCCTGATGGCGCCGGCCGGCACGCCGAAGCCAGTCATCGACAAGCTCAACGCCGCCGTGAACGCGATGGTGAAACGTCCGGACATCGTCAAGCTCTGGACCGCGCAGGGTGCCGTGCCCATGTCGATGACGCCGGAGGAATTCGACAAGTTCCTGCGCGGCGACATCGAGAAATGGGCCGATGTCGTCAAGAAGTTCGACAAGTCCTGA